Sequence from the Ectothiorhodospira sp. BSL-9 genome:
ATGAAAGGCAATGGTGCCAAGGGCCGCATAGTTGAAGGAATTGCCCGCCAGCCGCATGAAGGCCTCGCCGGGCGGGTGAGGGGTCAGGCGAGTTTCGGCGTTGGCTTCATAACGAGGGAAGACCACCCATCTGGGCTTGGCCAGTTCGCCTGCCCGTGCAACACTTTCGGCGGGTGGTCGCAGGTGTGCGACGGTGCCTTTCAGTGTGTCGTGGCAAATGGGGCCCATGCTTGCTCCCGGTGCGAATGACTGTATCACATCGATTGAGGCGTTCTTGAGGCTTACAGGGCGTGCCGGGCCGGTGATCTGGGCGGTTTCAAGGTCTACCAGTGTGGACTCATCGGTCAGCAAGCGCCAGCCTCGGCATGCCAACCCTGCGCAAAGGGTGCTTTTTCCGGACCCCGGTGGCGCGGGAAGGATGAGTGCCTTGCCGTTTTTTTCCAGCGCGGCGGCATGGAACACCAGGTATTGCGGGGCCTGCATGGCGATGCACCAGTTCATGCCCCATTCGAGCATCGGGAAGGCTTGGTAGTAGGCCAGGGGTTTGAAGACGCTGCGGCCGTCGGCAAGGAACAGGACCTGGGGGTTATAGTAGCGGCGAATACTGTTTGGCGGGCGCAACTCACAGTAGAAGTCGGCGAAGCTGTCTTCCGGGGCTAGGGTGAAGTCGCCGTACAGCGTTTTGAGGCCGATAGCAACCGAGGGGATGCGACTGCGGATTCTCGTGGTGAAAGGGCCGGTCACCAGCTTGAGTTGGCCTGTGGAGAGGCTTTGCTCTGTCTCTGGTAGTGAGAGGTCGGAGATCCTCATTTTGAGCAGTCTAAGGCGAGACCAGACTGTACCAACGTGTCAATGATGGCTTGAAGTGTGTCTTCGATGTTCGCGAGGTTATCTTCATCCAGCGTCAGCAGGGTGGCGGCCTGAGGCTGGATGGCTTCCAGCGATCTGGGTTCGGTTGGGCTGAGTAGTCTCAGAATGTGCGCTGCTGGAGAGGAAAGCATGTATGTCTCACCAGTGCCGCGGTGGAATCCCATGCATGTGGAACTCCACTGGCGGATTTCCACGTAAGGGTTGCAAATCCATGCGGGCGCATTGCATATGGTCATGGAGCGTTAAGTCTTGGCTGGGTAGTGCGTGGCTGTATTGTCATACAAAGCCGTCTGTGTCCTTATTGACTTGATGGCTAAGTATATCTGCCCCCATGCTCCAAACCAAAACTACAGTGTGATTTGTGGTCCCCAAGATGGTGTGTTCATGGTGTTCTCAAGGAAATTCTTGACCACTTCTGCACTCAGTTGTACTTGCGTGCTCGTGGTGTAGAATCCTGTATTCAGAACCTCAGTGACAATCTCTTTCACCATCTCCTCGCTGAGCGGGTAGTCATGAGTGTCGCGCGCGTTCAGGAGCGCCGCAGCGCCGAAACGGATCAGTTGGCGCTTCATGTTTTCGACGGCAGTCCAACTCCTATCATAAATATCGTCATCGTCTTCGTTTTCATCATGGTAGACGCCGTAGTTCCTCTGCACTGCATGTTCCATTGTGGCTTTAACGTATTCCTGAGCACTAGCATTATAGGCATAGTACTGTTCAATGACATCCTCGAATTCGTCATTGAACTTATCGCCTCTGCCCCATTCCCCGGACGCATCCCCCTGCCAGTAGCCAGGGGTCCGGCCTCCACAATCGACAGGATCCGTTTGAAGAGATGTATTGGCGGATATCCAACCCGATGGGTGGCAGTTGGCCATCCGCATCGTGTCCGCCATCAGGGGTTTGCTGCTCAATGTCATGAGCACGGGACCCGACGCGAGGGCGGCCTTGGTGAGGCGACGGCGCTTCCGAGCCTGTTTGGACAGGGTCTCCTGAGGGCTGGTCTGCTCGGGTTGTGTTTGATCTGCGTGATCATCTTGAGACATGTGAAACCCTCAGGGGAGCCGTTACGCGTTCCCCGTATTTGACTCGATGCCACTTTTAAGCAATTCTCAGGCCATCGTTGCTTGCTGGCTTAAGTGGTTGCTTTTGCGCCGCTATTTTCGCGTGGTTGGTTGCGTGGGGGCGGTGGCCTCTGCTTACTGTAAGGATATCCGTCGCCATGGCTGTTGCTGTTAGTCGATGGCGTCGGTTCAAGGGCGCTTGAAGCGCTCGACTGCCTCATTATGAGGCCAGCGTCGCGTATTTCAAGCACTACGCTCAAGGCATCTCCCGTGGCAGGGTCATGGATCAGGGAATCAACGCCCTACGGTACGCAGTCGTTCGGGTGGGCCAGAAGGCTTTCCAGAGAGACCGCCCCGCTTCGGTCAATGGCGCATCCGTGTGGATGGCCGTGGAGAGCGGGTCTCAGGTTGCTTTAGGGTCAGCAATGGGCGGCCCTTTCTTGCGAGCTGCGTCACAGGTTTGCTTGTTGGATTGTAAACCGTTCCGACATGTCGAGGCCGCCGAACGTGGCCACGCTGAGTGGCTGCTCTTTGGGTGTTGTCGTGGCACCGGGAGGTTCTTACTTTGGCGGGGTGTTGTTTCCCACCCCTGATCGCTGATCACCACCTGATTTGAGGCAGATTATTCCCCCGGTGAGGGAGTCGGGACGGTGGCAGAGTGTGGGTGGGCTCTGTGGGGGAGATGTCCAGATTGATTCACCGGGACTGGTAGACCGGGGCGTGCCAGGGCATGATTTGAGGCCAACCCATAAAAGTGGCCCGCCACGGTAGCCGCCGTGCGGGCCGGTGGCCGGTGCTACTGCGCTTGAGAACGCCCTTTACCGGCGAACAATACGTTACCGAGCAAGGCTGGTTGAAGGCAAGCCTGACGTGTTGTCCGCTGCATCCCGCCGGGGGCTGTGGCTTTGCCCGCCACGGCAGCTATGCGCGCAAGCGCCCCTGGGGAGCGCGGATCGCCCGCTGGTATTGCCCGTTGGGGCATCGCACGTTTTCCCTGATACCCGATTGTCTGGCGGCCCGCTGGCCGGGAACGCTGCAGACGGTAGAGGTGGCGGTGATGACCGCGGAGACCGCACCCAGTCTGGTGGCGGCCGCCAGGATCCTGCGCCCCGACATCGAGGAGGCGGGGGCGGTGCGCTGGGTGCGTCGCCGCAAGGATGCGGTGGGCGATTGCTTGCACCGCCTCAGGGGCCTGCTGCCCGACCTGCTCACTGACTGCGCTCCCACCGTGACTGCCTGCCAGATCGCATTGGGTCAGACGCCCTTGCTTCCCGCCCTGCGTGAGATTACCGCGCCCTGGCTTGATCAGTTGCCGCCGCCACTCGGTTTTGCCCACCGCGGCAGTGGCGGTGCGTCCAGTCCATCACTGGACCAACACACAATGGGCCCTGACCCGCCTGGCAGCGGGGCGTAGCGTCGTGGAGCGACCGTTTGGGTCGTTCGCCCTGGAGACGCTGCCATGCCCGATCCCTCCCATGACCTGCGCCACGAGATCGCCCTGTTCCGTTTCGGGCTGATCGCCGACCTGGTGCGTCGACCGCCCGGCGCGCCCGGCCTCTATACCCAGCTCCATGCCATTGCCGCCCGCTCCCATCAGATCCCCGGCAGTGATCGCACCCATGTGGCCGCCGAGACCCTGCGGGACTGGATGAAGAAGTACCGCCAGGGGGGGCTTTGACGCCCTGCTGCCCAGGTCACGCCAGGATCGTGGCCAGCCCCGGCGTCTACCTGCAGCCGTGGCTGAGGCCCTGATCGCCTTGAAGGAGGAACATGCCTCCTGGTCCGTGCGCCAGGTGATCCGACACCTGCGCGACAATGGCGCGGTGGACGCGGATCTGCCGCTGCCGCCCTCCACCATCCACCGCCTGTTCACCCGTCATGGGCTGATGCAGCGCCAGGCCGAGGCCACTCATGACCAGGATCGCCGCCGCTTCGCCTTCGCCCGGGCCGGTCAACTCTGGTCCAGCGATGTCATGCACGGCCCCAGTGTCACTGTCGAGGGGCGCGTGCGCCGCAAGACCTATCTGATCGCCTTCATGGATGATGCCACCCGCGTGATCCCCCATGCCGCCTTCGCCCTGTCGGAGAACACCCGCGCCTTCCTGCCCGTGCTCCGCCAGGCGCTGAGCAAGCGTGGCCTCCCTGAACGCTTATACGTCGATAACGGCGCGAACTACCGCTCCCACCACCTGGCCCTGGTCTGCGCCAAGCTGGGCATTGCCCTGATCCACGCGCGCCCCTATCGCCCTCAGGGCAAGGGTAAAATTGAAAGGTTTTTCAGGACTGTACGGGCCCAACTGCTGAACACCCTCACACCGGAGGATACCGCCAGCCTGGAGGCCCTGAACCGGCGCCTGTGGGCCTGGGTCGAGGGGGAATATCACCACAACCCCCATCGCGGCCTGGAGGGGCTGACGCCCCTGGAGCGCTGGGCCCAGGACGGTGACCAGGTGCGCTATCTGGACCCGGGGATGGACCTGGAGGATCTGTGCCTGTTCGAGGCGGTGCGCAAGGTCCACAAGGACCGTACCGTCAGCCTTGATGGCGTGATCTACGAAGTGGATGCTGCCCTGATCGGTGAGCGCGTCACGCTGCGCTACGACCCCGGGGCCACCCGGCGCACCGTGCAGATCGTTCATCAAGGCCGGTACGTGGAAACCGCCAAGCCCGTGGATCTGTACGCCAACTGCTTCGTCAAGCGCAACACGCCCTCGCGCGAGGCCCGCAGCGAGGATCAGGCCCCGGAACCCAACCCCTCAGGGATGCACTGGCGGCACTTCGACGCCGAGTCGGCGGAGGACTGAGGCCATGTACCGCAAGCACTTCGGCCTGACCGACTACCCCTTCGAACCCAACGTGAACAGTGAAGATCTGTTCGAGTCCCAGACCCTGCGGGAGGCTCAGGCCCGGCTCAGACACCTGCTGCGTCTGCGCGGCATCGGCCTGCTCACCGGCGAGGCTGGCAGCGGCAAGACCACCGCCTGCCGGCGCATCACCAGCACCTTGCACTCGGGGCTCTACCGCACCTTCTACATCCCCCTGACCACCGGCAACGTCATGGACATGTACAAGTCCATCGCCTGGGAACTGGGCCTGCCCACCGAACGCAACCGCGCCAGCGCCTTCCGCCAGGTGCGCGCCGAGATCTCCCGGCTCACCCTGGAGAGCAAGCAGCTACCGGTGCTGATCATCGACGAGGCGCATCACCTGCGCAACGACGTCCTGGAGGATCTGCGCCTGCTCACCAACTACGCCATGGACTCCGATCCCCGCCTGTGCCTGCTGTTCGTCGGCCTCACCGAACTGCGCCGGCGCCTGGGCATGGCGGTGCATGAGTCCCTGGCCCAGCGCCTTGTCGTGCGCCATCACCTGGGGGGACTCAGCCGCGAGGAACTGCCCGACTATCTGGCCCACCGCCTGCGCCGGGTCGGCTGCGAACTGCCCCTGTTCGAACCCGAGGCCATCGAAGGCCTCTACCAGGCCACCCACGGCATGCCACGCCCCGTCGGCCGCCTGGCCCATTACGCCCTGACCTGCGCCGCCCAGGATCAGGTCCACCGGGTCAGCGCCGACCACCTGCAGACCGCCCTGGAGGAGTTGCGACCATGACCCACCATCACACCCTCACCATCCCCCTACCGGCTCACTGGACCCCGGAACAGGTCCTGGCCGTATGGGAACTGCTGGAAATCCTCACCGAGCACATCGGCCACCGCTACGCCATCGCCCTGCATGAGGCCATGGCCGCCGAGCGTCAATCCGTCAACCTGCGCCAGACCTCCCTGTTCGACGACGAGCAGGATCCCTTCTGAACCCTCTCCCGGGCGCGAGTCACCAAAGGCTCGCGCCTACGCTCTCCCGCATCCGTTCACCTTCCAGGAATCCTTCACCCGAGGCCATAATCCGGGAAAAGCCTCGGCCTGCAGCCAGAATCCGTGTGGGAAAAGTGGGGTGGAATAGTCTGGGAAACAACACGGGGCATGCAGAGAGTGTCGGTTTTTTTTACTTTTACTCCGCCTGCAATGAGAGCTGAGTCACGTGGCTCCGCTTGCGGTTTGGTGCGTTGGGGACGTCTTGAGCGGTACGGCCGGCGCCGGAAAATGTTACGGCGAGCGCATTTTTTGAGACTTTCATCACATTTTAAATGTAATCGAATTCACGTTTTTCTCATGTTGGCATGGCATGTGCATTTGCTTGGCCGTCGATAGAACACTGAAAACAAGGAGCTTCCAATGGGGTTCAAGGCAGGCATGATGAAGAGGATGTCGGTGGCGGCGGCCATCGCAGGCGGGGTGTGTTTTGGGGGGGGCGCCCAGGCGAGCCTGATCACTTACACTTTGACCCCGTCGGACAAATCGAGCTTCGAGCTTGCCTCACCGGATCCCCATGGCCGGGTGAGCATCACTACGAATTGGCAGCCATTTGACGTGACGGTGGACCCTGATGACGGCTATCGGGTGACTGGCATTGATGGCTTCAACCCGGTGCAAATTTCGTTTGATAATGCCGAGAGGAGCGCGAATGACTCCGGGAGTGGCTGGTCCTCTCGGTCAGGGTCAGAGAGTTTCTCCAGTGAATTCACCCTGAAGCTTGATTTGGCCGAGGCTCCGTATGGGGCGTGGGAGGGCACACATGAGGTGCGGGGTGAGCTGAGCTATAACGTAGCATGGAGCTGGGATAGGAAATTCTTGTTTATTTTCCCATTGCCTTGGGAGCTTTCGAGTCATCAAAGCTCTGCGAGAATCGACTGGACTGACGCGCTTTTGCTTGGGTCGATTGAGGATGAAGCTTACATTGAGGTGAGTTTTTCTGATCATTATCTCCGGCCTGGGGGGAGTAATGCACTGGCCACCCCAGTCAGCGTGACCGGGCACGCCAATCCTCCCAGTGAGGTGCCCGAGCCGACGGTGTTGATGTTGTTCGGGGCCGGACTCCTCGGTTTGGGCTTCCTGCGTCGCCGTCGTAATACGGTTTAACCCAACTGCCTTACGGGCCCCGCACGGGGCCCCGACGCCCACCGCTGACGACGGTTCGCCGGGGGCAGTCTCGCGCCCAGGGCTTCGGCCAGTTGATTGGGCGATTCCTGGAAACGCTACCAACAGTGAGCAGTGGGGTCCGCCGCCTCTGGGGTGGTCAACGCGACTTCCACGGCCTCCGCCCTCCTGGCCGCCACGGCGCGAAAGTCCGGCGAGATCCGCTCATCCACCGCCGCTCGCCGCCAGAAATCCAGTGCCATGGCGCCGCCCTGGCGCCACGGCTCGATGCCTCCGTGGGCTGGTGGGGGCTGGAAGACCGGTGTCGGTGGCACCTCACCAGGACGGGGTGCGTGGAGCATGGGCAGCATGTCATAGACCGGGGCCAGGGCCAGCCGCCCGTTGGGGTGGGGCTGGAGGGTCAGGTTGCCCAGGTGCTGGTCGCTGTTCTCGATCCAGTGGGCGAAGGCCTGAAGCAGGGTGACGGTCGCTGGCGTGTCGTCGGTGACCCGGGCTTGCCGGGCAAGGGCCTGGATGGTCAGGCCCCAGTCCCGGCCGATACCGCAGAACTCTGCATCCACAGTGAGCAATGAGAGCGCGGGTAGACGCCCGCCCCGCGCGGTCCGGTCGAAGCGCACGGACTCCAGAAAGAACCGCCCCTCCCGTTCCAGCAACCGGCTTTCGGCCACGGCCAGTCCGTGGTCTCCGAGCGTGGTCAGGGCTAGGTACTCGCAGACCAGGAGGTCGCGCAGGCGCTGGGCCACCGCGCTGCCGTCGTCCGGTGGCGAGAACTTCACCAGCACCGGGCGCCCCGCCACCTCGGCGGTGAACTTGGGCTGCTCGCCCCCCACGGAGGAGCCGGGGGCGCCCCCGGAGAGGACGCGTTGGGCCAGGGCCGGGAAGTCATCGATGGTGGCGCGCTCTGGTTGCCATGCTCGCCAACGCTCGACAGCCGCGTCCCCGAGCAGGAGGTCGCCGGGGGTGTCTACCGCGTGATCCAGTAGCCAGGCGCCGATCTGATCGGTGGACCAGTGCTCCGGGTTGTGCGGGAACGCGGGGAGTGCGTGGGCATTCAGGCGACCGAGAAAGCCCTGGGGCCGCAGGTTCTGGAGGAAGAACGGCAGATCATCGAACAGGCCTGTGCCGGCTTCACCGAAGAGCAGCCCGGGTAGCGGGCTGTGTTGGGTGGGGCGAACCAGCATGGCACCGTGGTCGAGACCGATCAGCTCGGCAAGAGGTTGGACATGGCCATCGGGATCCACGCGGTGGATCGGGAAGGCGGTGTCGGCGCGGTTGAACAGCGGCCCGCGAAGGGCGTGGCGGGTGGCGGGTCCACGACCAAAGGAGACGATCTTTCCCCGCGCCTCGGCTTCACGCAGGCGACGGTAGACGGTGGGCGCACTGGCGCCCGAGGCGTCGGCCAGTTCGGCCCGCGAGGCGGTTCTGAGCGCGCGTAGCCGGGAGAGGAGCTCGTCGGTGGTCAGGCGCATGGCGGTTCCGGGTGAAACGATGATGAACCGATATGGTCTGCCTGGAGGCTTTTTAGATCAAGTGGTTGTCTGTTCGGTTGGTGGGATTTGTGAAACGATTGAGGTTCAGTATGTGTCTGCAGGGGCTGCGCGTTTTCACCTGAAAGAGTATTGTGTATGTACGTAAGTAAATACGGGATTCCCCATGCGGTTTGAGTGGGACGAAGCCAAGAATCAGGCCAACATTCGCAAGCATGGTATCGACTTCAATGACGTGCCGGACATCTTCCAGCATCCGATGCTGGCCTTGCATGATGGCCGAATGCACTACGGCGAAGAGCGTTGGATCTGCATCGGCTGGATCAGCAGGAGGTGAAACAGTATGTCGAAAGCATCGAAAACTGATTGGGAACGGCTGGCCAAGATGAACGACGAGGACATCGATACCCAAGACATGCCTGAATTGGGCGAAGACTTCTTTCGGCGCGCCGAGCTACGTGTGCCGGTAAAGAAGGCGGTGACAATCCGTCTCGACGCCGATGTGCTGGAGTGGTTCAAGGGCCAGGGCGCGGGCTACCAGACTCGCATCAATCAGTTGTTGCGCCATTACATGAATGCCCAGCAGCGGTATCGGTGATGAGCGAATGATCAACTTCGGGTGGTAACACCTGCACAATGTCTGGAGGAATGGCAATGACGACACTGACGATCCGGCTGCCAGACGACACGGCCGAACGCTTGAACACTTCCCCGCGCATTCCCCCTGCTAGGCGTTAGCCAGGAGGGGGTCAAGCGGGGTTTCTTTTGAGGGGTTTGGTGCCTTGTGATTCCACGTAGGCCCGAATCGTCTCCAGGGATGCCCCACCGACAGAGCCAGCGTAATAGGCGCGGTGCCAAAATATCGGTTTCCAATAAAACGCCGCCAAGTGCTCGGCAAAACGATTGCGGGCGCGGCGGGCGCTGGCTGTCTTGAGATTGTTGACCAGCCAGGTAGTCCCTGAGTTCTTCATGCAGGCAAGGGCGACGGTACTTGGTCACAAAAACAACATGCAGCTTGATGTCATAAACGGCGTGAGAACGAGATTTGGTGGTGTTTTCCATGGTTGCGCCTTGGTGGTTTTCATGGAACGATAGCAAGTATGGGCATGATCGGACATCGCTTTCGTTGCTATCCCGGTCGCCAGCAGGAAAATATCCTGCTGCGTTGGATTGGCTGTCAGCGATTCATCTATAACAGCAAGGTCAGAGAAGACCGTTATTTTCGCGCCTTCGCCCGAAAAGCCTTGTCGCTGACCGGGCAAAAACCACCCATCGACCAACAATACAGCCAGTTCATTGGACCCGATACGGCGTGGTTGCGGGAGGTGCCCTCCCAGGTATTGCGCAATGGCGCGGTTCGATGGAAACAAGCCTACAGTCGATTCTTCCAGAAATTATCCGGTCGCACAACGATTCATGGAAAAGACGGCGAACAAGGCGTCTGGCTGACGCGGGAGTTATTTGCTTTCGAGGATGATGGCGAAGGGGGTTATCACCTTCGGGTCGGCACGAAAAAGCACCCGCTCGGTCGGTTGCGCTATGTCGCGGATCGGCCTCATACATTGCCCGCATCCATCGTTATCAGCATCAATGCTGGGCAGTGGCATGTGTCATTTGCCACCGAGGATGATGTGATCCATCCGCGCCCTGCGGAGATCCAGGCCGAGTTATCGCAGTGGGATGAGGCTTCATTGCACGCGGCCACCATCGGCGTGGATCGCGGCGTGGTGGTGCCTGCCTACGCCAGCACGGGATCGGTGTATGCCTTCGACCCGGTGCAAAAGCAGCGAATGGCCCGCAAGGAACGCCAGCGCCTTCGCTGGCAGCGTCGCATGGCGCGACGTGCCAAGGGCTCATCCGGCTGGCACAAGGCCCGCAAGCGCGTGGCCCGCACCCACACCTACGCCAACAACGTGCGCAAGGACTTTGCCCATAAGGTGAGTCACGCATTGGTGACGGCGCCGGGGGTGAGGCTCGTGGTCATGGAAGACCTCAAGGTGGCCTCCATGAGTCGTCGCCCGAAGGCGAAGACCGACGAACGGGGGCGCCACGCACCCAA
This genomic interval carries:
- a CDS encoding HprK-related kinase A, translating into MRISDLSLPETEQSLSTGQLKLVTGPFTTRIRSRIPSVAIGLKTLYGDFTLAPEDSFADFYCELRPPNSIRRYYNPQVLFLADGRSVFKPLAYYQAFPMLEWGMNWCIAMQAPQYLVFHAAALEKNGKALILPAPPGSGKSTLCAGLACRGWRLLTDESTLVDLETAQITGPARPVSLKNASIDVIQSFAPGASMGPICHDTLKGTVAHLRPPAESVARAGELAKPRWVVFPRYEANAETRLTPHPPGEAFMRLAGNSFNYAALGTIAFHRTADLMEQVEAFDFVYSRLEEAVQLFDEIAA
- a CDS encoding DDE-type integrase/transposase/recombinase is translated as MPRSRQDRGQPRRLPAAVAEALIALKEEHASWSVRQVIRHLRDNGAVDADLPLPPSTIHRLFTRHGLMQRQAEATHDQDRRRFAFARAGQLWSSDVMHGPSVTVEGRVRRKTYLIAFMDDATRVIPHAAFALSENTRAFLPVLRQALSKRGLPERLYVDNGANYRSHHLALVCAKLGIALIHARPYRPQGKGKIERFFRTVRAQLLNTLTPEDTASLEALNRRLWAWVEGEYHHNPHRGLEGLTPLERWAQDGDQVRYLDPGMDLEDLCLFEAVRKVHKDRTVSLDGVIYEVDAALIGERVTLRYDPGATRRTVQIVHQGRYVETAKPVDLYANCFVKRNTPSREARSEDQAPEPNPSGMHWRHFDAESAED
- a CDS encoding ExeA family protein, translating into MYRKHFGLTDYPFEPNVNSEDLFESQTLREAQARLRHLLRLRGIGLLTGEAGSGKTTACRRITSTLHSGLYRTFYIPLTTGNVMDMYKSIAWELGLPTERNRASAFRQVRAEISRLTLESKQLPVLIIDEAHHLRNDVLEDLRLLTNYAMDSDPRLCLLFVGLTELRRRLGMAVHESLAQRLVVRHHLGGLSREELPDYLAHRLRRVGCELPLFEPEAIEGLYQATHGMPRPVGRLAHYALTCAAQDQVHRVSADHLQTALEELRP
- a CDS encoding PEP-CTERM sorting domain-containing protein → MGFKAGMMKRMSVAAAIAGGVCFGGGAQASLITYTLTPSDKSSFELASPDPHGRVSITTNWQPFDVTVDPDDGYRVTGIDGFNPVQISFDNAERSANDSGSGWSSRSGSESFSSEFTLKLDLAEAPYGAWEGTHEVRGELSYNVAWSWDRKFLFIFPLPWELSSHQSSARIDWTDALLLGSIEDEAYIEVSFSDHYLRPGGSNALATPVSVTGHANPPSEVPEPTVLMLFGAGLLGLGFLRRRRNTV
- a CDS encoding HipA domain-containing protein, with protein sequence MRLTTDELLSRLRALRTASRAELADASGASAPTVYRRLREAEARGKIVSFGRGPATRHALRGPLFNRADTAFPIHRVDPDGHVQPLAELIGLDHGAMLVRPTQHSPLPGLLFGEAGTGLFDDLPFFLQNLRPQGFLGRLNAHALPAFPHNPEHWSTDQIGAWLLDHAVDTPGDLLLGDAAVERWRAWQPERATIDDFPALAQRVLSGGAPGSSVGGEQPKFTAEVAGRPVLVKFSPPDDGSAVAQRLRDLLVCEYLALTTLGDHGLAVAESRLLEREGRFFLESVRFDRTARGGRLPALSLLTVDAEFCGIGRDWGLTIQALARQARVTDDTPATVTLLQAFAHWIENSDQHLGNLTLQPHPNGRLALAPVYDMLPMLHAPRPGEVPPTPVFQPPPAHGGIEPWRQGGAMALDFWRRAAVDERISPDFRAVAARRAEAVEVALTTPEAADPTAHCW
- a CDS encoding BrnT family toxin, which produces MRFEWDEAKNQANIRKHGIDFNDVPDIFQHPMLALHDGRMHYGEERWICIGWISRR
- a CDS encoding BrnA antitoxin family protein, translated to MSKASKTDWERLAKMNDEDIDTQDMPELGEDFFRRAELRVPVKKAVTIRLDADVLEWFKGQGAGYQTRINQLLRHYMNAQQRYR
- a CDS encoding transposase, which translates into the protein MIGHRFRCYPGRQQENILLRWIGCQRFIYNSKVREDRYFRAFARKALSLTGQKPPIDQQYSQFIGPDTAWLREVPSQVLRNGAVRWKQAYSRFFQKLSGRTTIHGKDGEQGVWLTRELFAFEDDGEGGYHLRVGTKKHPLGRLRYVADRPHTLPASIVISINAGQWHVSFATEDDVIHPRPAEIQAELSQWDEASLHAATIGVDRGVVVPAYASTGSVYAFDPVQKQRMARKERQRLRWQRRMARRAKGSSGWHKARKRVARTHTYANNVRKDFAHKVSHALVTAPGVRLVVMEDLKVASMSRRPKAKTDERGRHAPNGARAKAGLNKGILHSAWGKIRTYAQYKAPRNNVLFLVVPPHHSSQECAVCGHIHPDNRLSQSRFVCQRCGQIDHADHNASRVIARRGVTAVIGQCKSHQQVGAVRPEPPSPDGYAGGDQGKSQKGKRPTAHRSSRPETMPTTAQAV